From a single Bacillus gobiensis genomic region:
- a CDS encoding DUF3006 domain-containing protein, producing MSKVIKGIIDRFEGEIAVVEIEGVTKDFAKDIFPKEATVGDVVELEDNKVRVLKNETERRRKEVEDLMNDVWED from the coding sequence ATGAGTAAAGTTATAAAAGGAATTATTGATCGTTTTGAAGGTGAAATAGCTGTTGTTGAAATTGAAGGAGTAACCAAAGACTTTGCCAAGGACATTTTCCCAAAAGAAGCGACAGTGGGTGATGTTGTTGAACTTGAGGATAATAAAGTTAGAGTTTTGAAAAACGAGACTGAAAGGCGTAGAAAAGAAGTAGAAGATTTAATGAATGATGTTTGGGAAGATTAA
- a CDS encoding ComEC/Rec2 family competence protein, whose translation MKKLKIFLMALIVILAIPNISATHVSAASKNLVVHYIDIGQGDAIYIKTPKGDDIIIDAGNKAKGEDVLKYLKKQKVDDIEAMIATHPDADHVGGLDEVLAAYRVENIYAPKVRHTTKAYTDFLQAVKREKKGVKTAKNGVALSLKDKSIKAKFIGPVKDYAKSDLNNWSAVVHIQYNKNSFLFSGDAELKSEKDMLSKKLLSKVDVLKVGHHGSKDSSSKDFLSKVKPTYAVISVGKGNRYKHPTSETLNRLKAVKAKVYRTDKNGTVKITSTGTKISVSPAKK comes from the coding sequence ATGAAAAAATTAAAAATTTTTCTTATGGCTTTAATTGTTATTCTTGCAATACCTAACATTTCAGCAACTCATGTTTCTGCAGCAAGCAAAAATCTTGTTGTCCATTACATCGATATTGGACAAGGGGATGCAATATACATCAAAACACCAAAAGGTGACGACATCATAATCGATGCTGGCAACAAAGCCAAAGGAGAGGATGTTCTTAAGTATCTCAAAAAGCAAAAAGTTGATGACATTGAGGCTATGATTGCAACCCATCCAGACGCTGATCATGTCGGTGGTTTAGACGAGGTTCTTGCTGCCTATCGAGTCGAAAATATTTATGCACCAAAAGTAAGACATACAACCAAAGCATACACGGACTTTTTACAAGCAGTTAAAAGAGAAAAGAAAGGCGTTAAAACTGCTAAAAACGGAGTTGCTTTGTCTTTAAAGGACAAGTCTATTAAAGCCAAATTTATTGGCCCTGTGAAAGACTATGCAAAGAGTGATCTAAATAACTGGAGTGCAGTCGTACATATTCAGTACAACAAAAACTCTTTCTTATTTAGTGGTGATGCAGAATTAAAGTCTGAGAAAGACATGCTTTCCAAAAAATTATTATCAAAAGTTGATGTTTTAAAGGTGGGTCATCATGGTTCCAAGGATTCTTCATCCAAGGATTTTTTAAGCAAAGTTAAACCCACATATGCAGTGATTAGTGTGGGTAAAGGAAATCGTTACAAGCATCCTACAAGTGAAACGTTGAATCGATTAAAGGCGGTTAAAGCAAAAGTGTATAGAACGGATAAGAATGGAACTGTGAAAATCACAAGCACTGGCACGAAAATTTCTGTGAGTCCTGCAAAGAAATGA
- a CDS encoding anti-repressor SinI family protein — MQISKSIQLDEEWKELILEALAAGITLKEIRIFLNTWSPALIV, encoded by the coding sequence TTGCAAATATCGAAATCCATTCAATTAGATGAAGAGTGGAAAGAATTAATATTGGAGGCATTAGCAGCAGGAATCACTTTAAAAGAGATACGAATCTTTTTAAATACTTGGTCGCCAGCCTTGATCGTATAG
- a CDS encoding DUF421 domain-containing protein, whose protein sequence is MNFAWESFILIMAGIILLRISGRKSIAQMTLAQTVVMISIGTIIVQPIIEDSLWRTIIAASIFVASLIIMEYLQLKFNFFEKFLTGKSIVVVENGNLNTTNLKKLRLTVDQLEMRLRLLGISKISDVKTATLEPNGQLGYELKEEAKPLTVGEFKKLINPAYLNFQSQNQESNNNIFDEITSGHTNRNPNQLH, encoded by the coding sequence GTGAATTTTGCTTGGGAATCATTTATCCTGATAATGGCAGGAATTATTCTTTTAAGAATATCGGGTAGAAAATCTATAGCACAAATGACATTAGCTCAAACGGTTGTAATGATATCTATTGGTACGATTATCGTACAGCCAATAATCGAAGATAGTCTTTGGAGAACAATAATTGCTGCATCGATTTTTGTTGCTTCCTTGATAATAATGGAATACTTACAACTAAAATTTAATTTTTTTGAAAAATTTTTAACCGGTAAATCAATAGTTGTAGTGGAGAATGGGAATCTAAATACAACCAATTTAAAAAAGCTTAGACTTACAGTTGATCAGCTTGAAATGAGATTAAGGTTACTAGGCATATCTAAAATTTCAGATGTTAAAACCGCGACGTTGGAACCCAATGGTCAATTAGGATATGAATTAAAGGAAGAGGCTAAACCTCTTACTGTTGGGGAGTTTAAAAAATTAATAAATCCTGCATATCTAAATTTTCAATCTCAAAATCAAGAATCAAATAATAATATATTCGATGAAATTACTTCAGGGCATACTAATAGAAATCCAAATCAATTACATTAA
- a CDS encoding DUF421 domain-containing protein produces MKVMYLTIELIIGFFLLFIIVKFVGKKIINQITPFTFIAALVLGELLGNALYDDKIGIFYIIYSMILWGVLLFMVEYLGQKYLAFRGIFEGKPSALIKNGIVDREELKKNRMNINQLQSLLRQSETFSVREVAFCYLETNGSLSILKKTKYQKTTQEDFNMPIKSVYVPVTLIRDGEVLWDELNDLGFNKPWLEKQLTSQGISDYKNIFLAEWLEGDGLFVQTY; encoded by the coding sequence ATGAAAGTCATGTACCTAACGATTGAACTTATTATTGGGTTTTTTCTTCTTTTTATAATCGTCAAATTTGTTGGAAAGAAAATCATAAATCAAATTACACCCTTCACTTTTATTGCCGCTTTAGTATTGGGCGAATTATTAGGAAACGCATTATACGACGACAAAATCGGTATATTTTATATTATATACTCAATGATATTATGGGGCGTTTTACTATTTATGGTCGAATATCTTGGACAAAAATATTTAGCTTTTCGTGGCATCTTTGAAGGAAAACCGTCTGCTCTTATTAAAAATGGAATAGTTGATCGGGAAGAATTGAAAAAAAATCGAATGAATATCAATCAACTGCAAAGCTTACTTCGGCAAAGCGAAACCTTTTCTGTTAGAGAAGTTGCTTTTTGTTACTTAGAAACGAACGGCTCACTTAGCATACTAAAAAAGACAAAATACCAGAAAACTACTCAGGAAGATTTCAATATGCCTATAAAATCCGTTTATGTTCCTGTTACTTTGATTCGCGACGGTGAAGTTTTATGGGATGAATTAAATGATTTAGGTTTTAATAAGCCTTGGTTAGAAAAACAACTCACATCTCAAGGTATTTCTGATTACAAAAATATTTTTTTAGCAGAATGGCTAGAAGGTGATGGATTATTTGTACAAACTTATTAA
- a CDS encoding YolD-like family protein: MKVTMLTPGSNIIWESSRMMLPEHREALVARKREILLVEKPELYQQHFEDMENIIHESMEFVFPLQFNGV; the protein is encoded by the coding sequence ATGAAAGTTACTATGTTAACACCAGGATCAAACATAATATGGGAATCTAGCCGGATGATGCTCCCCGAACACCGAGAGGCTTTGGTTGCACGTAAAAGAGAAATACTGCTAGTCGAAAAGCCAGAGCTGTATCAGCAACATTTTGAGGATATGGAAAACATAATTCATGAATCAATGGAGTTTGTGTTTCCGTTACAGTTTAATGGTGTGTGA
- a CDS encoding recombinase family protein: MIIGYTRSFTREETTLQIAILKQFGCDKIYDEPNGVVNDQTELDKLLQSLSQGDKVVVYKLYCIANSTRHLIELTRFFKEYHIDFVSIRDQIDTSKKCGQIFFQFMENIQELKHDVISERTKAGLNEAKSRGSVGGRPRKPDRYVKRAIEMYLSGKFTIAQITIETGISKTTLYRYLEDSNKY; this comes from the coding sequence GTGATTATCGGCTATACTCGTTCATTCACTCGGGAGGAAACAACTTTGCAAATCGCAATTTTAAAGCAATTTGGTTGTGATAAGATCTACGATGAACCAAATGGCGTTGTAAACGATCAGACAGAATTAGATAAATTACTGCAATCGCTTTCGCAAGGCGATAAAGTCGTTGTTTATAAACTTTATTGTATTGCTAATTCAACCAGACATTTAATCGAATTGACACGATTTTTTAAGGAGTATCATATAGATTTCGTTTCGATACGGGATCAGATTGATACATCAAAAAAATGTGGTCAAATTTTTTTTCAGTTTATGGAGAACATTCAAGAATTAAAACATGACGTTATCAGTGAACGAACGAAAGCAGGATTAAATGAAGCAAAATCAAGAGGCAGCGTTGGTGGCCGCCCTAGAAAGCCTGATCGATATGTGAAACGGGCAATTGAAATGTACCTAAGCGGGAAGTTTACCATTGCTCAAATTACAATCGAAACCGGTATTAGTAAAACGACTTTGTATCGATACTTAGAGGATTCCAATAAGTATTGA
- a CDS encoding SulP family inorganic anion transporter, whose amino-acid sequence MLQKLNKEWFGNPKNDILSGIVVALALIPEAIAFSIIAGVDPMVGLYASFCIAVVISFAGGRPAMISAATGAMALLMTTLVKDYGIQYLFATTILTGIIQLIFGVLKIARFMKFIPRSVMVGFVNALAILIFMAQVPHFIGISNLTYIVVAVTLAIIYLLPRFTQVVPAPLVAIVIMTVFAIFANTDLRTVGDLGQITQSLPSFLLPEIPLNFETLAIIFPTSLALAVVGLLESMLTASIVDDMTDTESNKNRECRGQGIANIVAGFFGGMAGCAMIGQSVINVKSGGRGRLSTFVAGVFLMFLIIVLGDWVVQIPMAALAGVMIMVSIGTFDWSSLRTLTKVPLTDTIVMVVTVVTVVATHDLSKGVFAGIILSAIFFVAKISKVRVEESSKGNEKKTVYDIKGQIFFASVQDFVNSFSFQDPKQKVILNFSEANIWDDSAVAAIDKVVIKFKEQNVDVKLAGLNESSDQLIKKLATYDRPNRRASNH is encoded by the coding sequence TTGTTACAAAAATTGAATAAGGAATGGTTTGGAAACCCAAAGAATGATATTCTTTCCGGTATTGTGGTGGCTTTAGCTTTAATTCCTGAAGCGATAGCTTTCTCTATCATTGCTGGAGTCGATCCAATGGTAGGGCTGTATGCGTCTTTCTGTATCGCCGTAGTGATTTCATTTGCCGGAGGTCGTCCTGCAATGATATCAGCCGCCACAGGAGCAATGGCATTGCTTATGACCACATTAGTCAAAGATTATGGAATCCAGTATTTATTTGCAACGACGATTTTAACGGGGATTATCCAATTGATATTTGGGGTGCTGAAAATTGCACGCTTTATGAAGTTTATACCGCGGTCGGTCATGGTAGGCTTTGTAAATGCGTTAGCCATCTTAATTTTCATGGCACAGGTTCCTCATTTTATTGGAATTTCGAATCTGACGTATATAGTAGTTGCAGTCACATTGGCCATCATTTATTTGCTTCCGCGCTTTACACAAGTAGTGCCTGCTCCGCTTGTTGCGATTGTAATAATGACAGTATTTGCGATTTTCGCGAATACTGATCTTCGTACGGTCGGAGATTTGGGCCAAATCACACAATCGCTGCCGTCATTCCTGCTGCCGGAAATCCCGCTGAATTTCGAAACATTAGCGATCATTTTTCCGACTTCTCTCGCGTTAGCAGTTGTTGGTTTATTAGAATCCATGTTAACTGCTTCGATTGTAGATGATATGACAGATACAGAAAGCAATAAAAACAGAGAATGCAGGGGTCAGGGGATTGCAAATATTGTCGCAGGGTTTTTTGGCGGCATGGCCGGCTGTGCAATGATTGGGCAGTCAGTTATTAATGTAAAGTCAGGCGGAAGAGGACGATTATCTACTTTCGTTGCCGGTGTGTTTCTCATGTTCTTAATTATCGTATTGGGGGATTGGGTTGTACAAATCCCTATGGCTGCCTTAGCCGGGGTTATGATCATGGTGTCCATTGGAACATTTGATTGGTCCTCTCTTCGAACCTTAACCAAAGTCCCTTTAACAGACACCATCGTCATGGTTGTGACAGTTGTTACCGTTGTAGCTACCCATGATTTATCGAAAGGGGTTTTCGCCGGAATTATACTCAGCGCGATTTTCTTTGTAGCAAAGATTTCCAAGGTTCGGGTAGAAGAATCTTCAAAAGGGAATGAAAAGAAAACCGTTTATGATATCAAAGGTCAAATTTTCTTTGCTTCAGTGCAGGATTTTGTGAATTCATTCTCATTTCAGGATCCAAAACAGAAGGTTATTCTTAACTTCTCAGAGGCAAATATATGGGATGACTCCGCCGTAGCAGCAATTGATAAAGTGGTGATTAAATTCAAAGAACAAAATGTAGATGTTAAGCTGGCAGGCTTAAATGAATCCAGTGATCAGCTGATAAAAAAACTAGCGACATATGATCGACCAAACAGGAGAGCATCGAATCACTAA
- a CDS encoding universal stress protein, whose amino-acid sequence MYQRILLAVDGSEHSSRATDHAIALSLVTGAEIELIYVLDYSKAKSEVLHSGNSLQLKNERQQRLKKAEEKLQKNDVSYQITMKHGEPGPTIVEHANRNNVDIVIIGSRGLNSLQEMVLGSVSHKVAKRASCPVLIVK is encoded by the coding sequence ATGTATCAAAGAATTTTATTAGCGGTCGATGGGTCGGAACATTCAAGCAGGGCCACCGATCACGCAATTGCTTTATCACTTGTAACTGGTGCTGAAATCGAATTAATCTACGTGCTGGATTATTCAAAAGCCAAAAGTGAAGTGCTGCACAGCGGAAATTCGCTTCAATTGAAAAATGAACGACAGCAAAGGTTAAAAAAAGCCGAAGAGAAATTACAAAAAAATGATGTATCCTATCAGATTACGATGAAGCATGGGGAACCGGGTCCTACGATCGTGGAACACGCAAATCGAAACAACGTCGATATTGTCATTATTGGCAGCAGAGGACTCAATTCATTGCAAGAGATGGTCCTAGGGAGCGTCAGTCATAAAGTGGCGAAAAGAGCAAGCTGTCCGGTTTTAATAGTCAAATAA
- a CDS encoding peptidoglycan-binding domain-containing protein: MDWRNVKVEAPKTAVKAATSNPEKVLRKGSKGVAVKGLQKKLIAAGFKLPRFGADGHYGDETVVAVKAFQKAVGISVDGIYGPDTDRKLDSYKKPVKKKSNASIVPYPGKLIRRGARGKNVERIQRAVGVQPDGIFGPQTEATVKAYQKRHGLSADGIVGPATWSKMF; encoded by the coding sequence TTGGACTGGCGCAATGTGAAAGTTGAAGCGCCAAAAACAGCAGTGAAAGCAGCAACATCAAACCCTGAAAAAGTGCTTAGAAAAGGTTCTAAAGGAGTAGCAGTTAAAGGATTACAGAAAAAACTCATTGCTGCTGGATTCAAATTGCCGCGTTTTGGCGCTGATGGACATTACGGCGATGAAACAGTCGTGGCTGTCAAAGCATTTCAAAAGGCTGTCGGGATTTCCGTTGACGGAATTTACGGACCTGATACAGACAGAAAGCTCGACAGCTACAAAAAGCCAGTGAAAAAGAAATCCAACGCATCAATTGTTCCTTATCCAGGTAAACTAATCCGAAGAGGGGCAAGAGGTAAAAATGTTGAGAGGATTCAACGTGCTGTTGGTGTACAACCTGACGGGATTTTTGGCCCGCAAACAGAAGCTACAGTAAAAGCTTATCAAAAAAGGCATGGTTTATCTGCTGATGGGATCGTTGGCCCGGCTACTTGGTCGAAAATGTTTTAA
- a CDS encoding peptidoglycan recognition protein family protein, producing MFIVAHETGNNSADADAHFKYFNRHVTASSAHAFIDDTKILEILPLNEKAWHVQYQKAMDNILFGDDANDRAIGVELCRTGNFAKAYNRYVWYMSYLCRKFGLKPNKHIVSHKVLDPESRYDPESWLQPHGITWERFISDVTAVYNAWTGAM from the coding sequence TTGTTTATCGTTGCTCACGAAACAGGAAACAACTCAGCAGATGCTGACGCACATTTCAAGTATTTTAACCGGCATGTGACCGCATCCTCAGCTCACGCATTCATCGATGATACTAAAATTCTTGAAATCCTGCCTTTAAATGAAAAGGCGTGGCACGTACAATACCAAAAGGCTATGGATAATATCCTGTTTGGCGATGACGCAAATGATAGAGCGATTGGAGTTGAGTTGTGCCGTACTGGTAACTTTGCCAAAGCTTATAATCGGTACGTATGGTACATGTCTTACTTGTGCCGGAAATTCGGTTTGAAACCAAATAAGCATATCGTTTCCCATAAAGTATTAGATCCGGAAAGCCGATATGATCCAGAAAGTTGGTTGCAGCCACACGGGATTACATGGGAAAGGTTTATTTCAGATGTAACTGCAGTTTACAATGCTTGGACTGGCGCAATGTGA
- a CDS encoding terminase large subunit yields the protein MQFLQQFSIYIHPFCTNASMEFSNYVWDRNKEGQMINKPADEYNHLIDALRYSVEPIRKRMRVR from the coding sequence ATTCAATTCCTTCAGCAGTTTTCTATTTACATTCATCCATTTTGCACAAATGCATCGATGGAGTTTAGCAACTATGTATGGGACCGCAATAAGGAAGGTCAAATGATTAATAAACCAGCAGATGAATATAACCACTTAATTGATGCGCTTCGCTATAGCGTGGAGCCGATCAGAAAAAGGATGAGAGTAAGGTAG
- a CDS encoding terminase large subunit has product MKKHNPRRYKIEGLGEWGIAEGAIFTNWREFAFDKSEIIKRPGVKSAFGLDFGFTVDPTAFPASIVDPKNREIFIFDEIYEKGLLNNEIADAIKNKGYQKEIIIADAAEPKSIGELRKYGIRKIKALKKDLTA; this is encoded by the coding sequence ATGAAGAAACACAATCCGAGAAGATATAAGATTGAGGGCCTTGGTGAGTGGGGGATTGCAGAAGGAGCTATCTTCACCAACTGGCGAGAGTTTGCTTTTGATAAGTCTGAAATCATTAAACGTCCGGGTGTAAAATCTGCCTTTGGTTTAGATTTTGGGTTTACAGTCGATCCAACTGCATTCCCTGCATCAATTGTCGATCCTAAGAACAGAGAAATCTTTATCTTTGATGAAATTTACGAAAAAGGCTTACTTAATAACGAAATTGCTGATGCAATCAAGAATAAAGGTTATCAAAAAGAGATTATTATTGCAGATGCTGCTGAACCAAAAAGCATTGGAGAACTAAGAAAATATGGCATTAGGAAAATTAAAGCGCTGAAAAAGGACCTGACAGCGTAG
- a CDS encoding ImmA/IrrE family metallo-endopeptidase translates to MRYSMSHLEEDVKNVYIELGILKPSEIQMHMIAEKLDIWIFHHDEPSRTKISGLYSIVLNSNLSPEEEWQDFSHELGHILMHYCNQHRMINLFRYLQENQADNFMYHFCVPTFMLLKYNITNYSNIKEGASFIAKEFSVTKKFAKKRLNLFRRKIEQAKIDEKFQDFMTPTKTRPHSEQDKKSMTFMKF, encoded by the coding sequence TTGCGTTATTCGATGTCACACCTAGAAGAGGATGTAAAGAATGTATACATCGAATTAGGCATACTTAAGCCGAGTGAAATTCAAATGCATATGATTGCTGAGAAATTAGACATTTGGATTTTCCATCATGATGAGCCGAGCAGAACAAAAATATCTGGTCTGTACAGCATTGTACTAAATAGCAATCTTTCACCTGAAGAAGAATGGCAAGATTTTTCGCATGAATTAGGTCACATTTTAATGCATTATTGCAATCAGCATAGGATGATCAACTTATTCAGATATCTACAGGAAAATCAAGCAGATAATTTTATGTATCACTTTTGCGTACCTACTTTTATGCTACTGAAATACAACATTACAAACTATTCGAATATTAAAGAAGGGGCTTCTTTCATCGCCAAGGAATTTAGTGTTACTAAAAAGTTCGCGAAAAAACGCTTGAATCTTTTCCGTCGGAAGATAGAACAAGCTAAAATTGATGAAAAATTTCAAGATTTTATGACACCTACAAAAACTCGTCCCCATTCAGAACAAGACAAAAAATCAATGACATTCATGAAGTTTTAA
- a CDS encoding tyrosine-type recombinase/integrase, giving the protein MASIEKRGKNLFRLVVEAGYDAKNKRIKRTKTIRIEDEKLLKTTRKLANYLEVQLHQFKQEVLAGEYIAPEKIIFRDFAEEFMNKVVTKRYSVTTIELYKNHLKNHINPVFGHKRLDQIKSKQIVDYIDQLGHTGARKDKKRGGLSDRIILDSYRVLKSLFKVATKE; this is encoded by the coding sequence GTGGCAAGTATCGAAAAAAGAGGAAAAAACTTATTTAGACTCGTAGTCGAAGCAGGGTATGATGCTAAAAATAAAAGAATCAAAAGAACAAAGACAATTCGTATTGAAGATGAAAAGCTTTTAAAGACGACACGAAAGTTAGCAAACTATTTAGAAGTTCAATTACATCAATTTAAACAAGAAGTACTTGCTGGAGAATACATTGCCCCTGAGAAAATTATATTTAGAGATTTCGCTGAAGAATTTATGAACAAAGTAGTTACAAAAAGATATTCTGTTACTACCATTGAACTCTATAAAAATCACCTCAAAAACCATATAAACCCTGTGTTTGGTCATAAAAGATTAGATCAGATAAAAAGCAAACAAATTGTTGACTATATTGATCAGTTGGGACATACGGGGGCACGTAAGGACAAAAAAAGGGGAGGCCTTTCCGATCGGATAATTTTAGATTCTTACAGAGTTTTAAAAAGTTTATTTAAGGTGGCTACTAAGGAATAG
- a CDS encoding site-specific integrase, producing MENISAPKVRKKEMKYYEAEEAQKCIQELYAREPIHWRLYFLAAMIGGLRRGEAIALEWDKDVDFEEGGFHVTRNIPKTVNDEAHIKEIKTIGSTRFVAMPDWYMDELKEYQMIWKREKFRLGDAWEGGDKQYVFHGGTGKPFYYTTPTYRWSKFAKKIDLKYIRLHDLRHTMVTLLIEEGAHFSTI from the coding sequence ATGGAAAACATATCTGCTCCTAAGGTAAGAAAAAAAGAAATGAAATATTACGAAGCTGAAGAAGCCCAAAAATGCATTCAAGAACTATATGCAAGAGAACCTATTCACTGGAGATTATATTTTTTGGCCGCTATGATTGGTGGGCTACGTCGAGGTGAAGCTATCGCTTTGGAATGGGATAAAGATGTGGACTTTGAAGAAGGTGGTTTTCATGTAACTAGGAATATTCCTAAAACAGTTAACGATGAGGCACATATTAAAGAAATAAAGACAATAGGATCTACACGTTTTGTTGCCATGCCTGATTGGTACATGGATGAATTAAAAGAGTATCAAATGATATGGAAACGAGAGAAATTCAGATTAGGGGATGCATGGGAAGGAGGAGATAAGCAATATGTATTTCATGGAGGTACTGGAAAACCATTTTATTATACGACTCCCACTTACAGATGGTCTAAGTTTGCTAAAAAGATTGATCTAAAATACATCCGCCTCCATGATCTCCGTCATACAATGGTTACTCTTCTTATAGAAGAAGGCGCTCATTTTAGTACAATCTAA